A window of the Williamsia phyllosphaerae genome harbors these coding sequences:
- a CDS encoding luciferase domain-containing protein: MTAVLEDYRRWRALGEGGLPANPVGWLVARMLRPWGRDTIAVDAPTDASPRDFTLPQRSGDRPTIAPYPIPHRELHDVTTPDRIRALAEHVAAFAAGDRSPMINATSRFERHGDALFVRDATTAAPWIAQSRGEVAHVHGTQGSLHVVADPADVSEIITRGWGERHPLAGRPIIGLPDSYLFLYAPRDESDLEQLERIIDRVVATAR; encoded by the coding sequence ATGACGGCGGTACTCGAGGACTATCGACGATGGCGGGCCCTCGGGGAGGGCGGCCTACCGGCGAATCCGGTCGGCTGGTTGGTGGCCAGGATGTTGCGGCCGTGGGGACGGGACACGATCGCCGTCGACGCGCCGACCGACGCCTCCCCACGCGACTTCACGCTGCCTCAGCGCAGCGGGGATCGGCCGACGATCGCACCGTATCCGATCCCGCATCGAGAGCTGCACGACGTCACCACGCCCGACCGGATTCGGGCCCTGGCCGAGCACGTGGCCGCGTTCGCCGCAGGCGACCGTAGTCCGATGATCAACGCCACGAGCAGGTTCGAGCGACATGGCGATGCGTTGTTCGTGCGCGACGCCACCACGGCCGCCCCCTGGATCGCGCAGTCGCGGGGTGAGGTCGCCCATGTCCACGGCACTCAGGGGTCGCTGCACGTCGTGGCCGATCCAGCGGACGTTTCCGAGATCATCACGCGCGGGTGGGGAGAACGACACCCGCTGGCCGGGCGCCCGATCATCGGGCTGCCTGATTCCTACCTGTTCCTCTACGCGCCCCGGGACGAGAGCGATCTCGAACAACTGGAACGGATCATCGACCGGGTGGTCGCGACCGCGCGGTGA
- a CDS encoding NAD(P)-dependent alcohol dehydrogenase, protein MRSTTGYRATAPDQPLRRWDFERRDLRPDDVAVRVTHCGVCHTDLHARLAVTAGDEASAVVPGHEFVGTVSEVGTAVTDFSVGDAVAVGNIVDSCDVCDMCRAGQENFCREFPTLTYGGTDRQDGSTTRGAFAEEYVVRDRFVYRRPANLDPAAVAPLMCAGITVWEPMRRWNVGPGVRVGVAGIGGLGHLAVKFAHALGASVTVFTTSATKVAEASALGADAVVVSTDDSAMAAQVGALDLIVDCVPVEHDLAPYLRCLALDGTLCSLGHLGPASVDVVDLLIGRKSLSSAGSGGRRHTQDMLDFCGEHGITADVETLPSAQVDTALDRLSRNDVRYRFVLDMSDL, encoded by the coding sequence GTGCGTTCCACGACCGGATACCGAGCCACCGCGCCGGATCAACCGTTGCGCCGATGGGATTTCGAGCGTCGCGACCTTCGACCCGACGACGTCGCGGTGCGGGTGACCCACTGCGGTGTCTGCCACACCGATCTGCACGCCCGACTCGCGGTCACCGCGGGGGACGAGGCGAGCGCCGTCGTTCCCGGCCATGAATTCGTCGGAACGGTCAGCGAGGTGGGGACGGCGGTGACCGACTTCTCGGTCGGTGACGCAGTCGCGGTCGGCAACATCGTCGACTCCTGCGACGTGTGCGACATGTGTCGGGCCGGGCAGGAGAACTTCTGCCGGGAGTTCCCCACCCTCACCTACGGGGGCACCGACCGCCAGGACGGGTCGACGACCCGAGGTGCTTTTGCCGAGGAATACGTCGTACGGGACCGTTTCGTCTATCGCCGACCGGCAAATCTCGATCCCGCAGCGGTCGCACCGCTGATGTGTGCGGGCATCACCGTGTGGGAGCCGATGCGCCGGTGGAACGTCGGCCCCGGCGTACGCGTGGGGGTGGCAGGCATCGGCGGGCTGGGGCATCTGGCCGTGAAGTTCGCGCATGCACTCGGCGCGTCGGTCACCGTGTTCACCACCTCGGCCACCAAGGTCGCCGAGGCGTCGGCTCTGGGAGCGGACGCGGTGGTCGTCTCGACCGACGACTCCGCGATGGCTGCTCAGGTCGGTGCACTGGACCTGATCGTCGACTGTGTCCCGGTCGAACACGACCTCGCGCCGTACCTGCGGTGTCTGGCCCTGGACGGGACGCTGTGCTCACTGGGCCACCTCGGTCCGGCGTCGGTGGACGTCGTGGACCTGTTGATCGGGCGGAAGAGTCTGAGTTCGGCGGGAAGCGGAGGTCGGCGACACACCCAGGACATGTTGGATTTCTGTGGTGAGCACGGCATCACCGCCGACGTCGAGACCCTGCCGTCGGCACAGGTCGACACCGCGCTCGATCGATTGTCGCGCAACGACGTACGGTACAGGTTCGTGTTGGACATGTCCGACCTCTAG
- a CDS encoding aldo/keto reductase family oxidoreductase: MATTTLPGGTFTMAPDLTVTRMGYGAMQLAGPHVFGPPADRAAAIEVLQEVIAAGINHIDTSDFYGPHVTNEIIAEALRPYPDELHLVTKVGSLRDDKGGWPPAREPDQLRKAVHDNLERLGLDAIDVVNLRVGDFDSPAAGSIAEPFTVLAELQQEGLIKHLGVSTVNAEQVAEAQSIAPVVCVQNFYNIAHRVDDELVDSLAAQGIAYVPYFPLGGFSPLQSEELAGVARRLDTTPMAVALSWLLQRSPNILLIPGTSSVAHLRDNIANAGLVLPEDEIAVLDGIAAPN, from the coding sequence ATGGCAACGACGACACTTCCCGGTGGAACCTTCACGATGGCACCCGACCTCACGGTCACACGGATGGGCTACGGCGCGATGCAGTTGGCCGGGCCGCACGTGTTCGGCCCCCCGGCCGATCGGGCCGCCGCGATCGAGGTCCTCCAGGAGGTCATCGCAGCGGGGATCAACCACATCGACACGAGTGACTTCTACGGTCCCCACGTCACCAACGAGATCATCGCCGAGGCGTTGCGCCCGTACCCCGACGAGCTGCACCTGGTGACCAAGGTCGGATCACTGCGTGACGACAAGGGTGGGTGGCCGCCGGCACGCGAACCGGATCAACTGCGCAAAGCCGTGCACGACAACCTCGAACGTCTCGGTCTCGACGCGATCGATGTCGTCAACCTGCGCGTCGGCGACTTCGACAGTCCTGCGGCCGGTTCCATCGCCGAACCGTTCACGGTGCTCGCCGAGCTTCAGCAGGAAGGCCTGATCAAGCATCTGGGCGTCAGTACGGTCAACGCGGAGCAGGTCGCCGAGGCACAGTCGATCGCCCCGGTCGTCTGCGTGCAGAACTTCTACAACATCGCGCATCGCGTCGACGACGAACTGGTGGATTCGCTTGCCGCGCAGGGCATCGCCTACGTTCCGTATTTCCCGCTCGGTGGGTTCTCGCCGCTGCAGTCCGAGGAACTCGCGGGTGTCGCGCGCCGGCTCGACACGACGCCGATGGCGGTCGCCCTGTCCTGGTTGCTGCAACGCTCGCCCAACATCCTGCTGATCCCCGGTACCTCGTCGGTGGCTCATCTGCGTGACAACATCGCCAACGCCGGGCTCGTCCTGCCGGAGGATGAGATCGCCGTACTGGACGGCATCGCCGCACCGAACTGA
- a CDS encoding fumarylacetoacetate hydrolase family protein, whose protein sequence is MSTGTTDVLATRHESSGAWIDIDVAAAAFEPDVRGRSTTDLLTFLASRERGRDMAMRLMDVAIAEGVGIVDDPAGSLPYQPLSLRCFLGWEQHWSQAAHQLVKRNLPVAMPAIRAYETLTRRDFPALRPGASFGRHPLYYTGNHLSIVADGASLPWPSYTDALDFELEFAMIVDRPVRNATEVQGADAIGGFVVFNDVSARDVQWDEQRNGSFGPVVKTKTFASSMGSVVVTADEILPRIDALTASVVVDDETWSTTSTAGLRYSPR, encoded by the coding sequence GTGTCCACTGGAACCACCGACGTTCTCGCGACCCGACACGAGAGCTCCGGTGCGTGGATCGACATCGATGTCGCCGCGGCGGCTTTCGAGCCGGACGTCCGCGGTCGGTCGACCACCGATCTGCTCACCTTCCTCGCGTCCCGCGAGCGCGGGCGCGACATGGCGATGCGCCTGATGGACGTCGCGATCGCCGAGGGGGTCGGCATCGTCGACGACCCTGCGGGGTCGTTGCCGTACCAGCCCCTCTCGCTACGGTGCTTCCTCGGTTGGGAGCAACACTGGAGTCAGGCCGCCCACCAACTCGTGAAACGCAATCTGCCAGTCGCGATGCCCGCCATCCGCGCCTACGAGACGCTCACCCGACGGGATTTCCCCGCCCTTCGGCCCGGCGCATCCTTCGGCCGACATCCGCTCTACTACACCGGCAATCATCTGAGCATCGTCGCCGACGGCGCCTCGTTGCCGTGGCCCTCCTACACCGATGCGCTCGACTTCGAACTCGAGTTCGCCATGATCGTGGACCGTCCGGTGCGCAACGCGACCGAAGTCCAGGGAGCCGACGCCATCGGCGGGTTCGTCGTCTTCAACGACGTCAGCGCCCGCGACGTCCAGTGGGACGAACAGCGCAACGGATCCTTCGGACCGGTGGTCAAGACCAAGACCTTCGCCAGCTCGATGGGCTCGGTGGTCGTCACCGCCGACGAGATCCTGCCCCGGATCGATGCGTTGACCGCCTCGGTGGTCGTCGACGACGAGACCTGGTCGACGACGAGCACCGCGGGACTCCGCTACTCCCCCCGGTGA
- a CDS encoding alpha/beta hydrolase: MTTPTPTLPQVCQWAEGSGSLSVAAVGIDRAVDDFDHEMNVLARDVEAVREWWRGDSADASAMATASERRFGNRLGIAILDIADGINRLGPAFTRACQSARDTAESIRSLGYLIGDDGVVHPPPVPGGSIPADASVTADASRSTSEHQRRLTSVLAEVGVADADLAAHLKGAIETLAEASMRATHPVAIRPEVRRIVDRRSALPRDPFELNRFWDTLSAVEKAELWNSDRSIGNRDGIPAADRDHFNRRHLVELQREESRKVARYLRAHPHIVDGQIPRSPGPGGYVTETRRRREYGDVIRMQLALNGIEETLEDPTVSTPRLLLHLDGRGRVAIGVNNPDTARNVATFVPGTGSGAGNVRGGLDRAAAMVTAAERADPTTATSVIAWYAYDAPTGLASAAGPASAAHAAGPLETFASGLRATHEGDEPSHNTVIGHSYGTVVVGEAASQGRALDADDLVFVGSPGVGGPDSPAELRLTGIAPEDMDDHVYATTAARDPIGITEGIHGRSPADTDFGGRVFASDPGSSLSGSAHSEYWDIDSDGRMNRSLTGMGMIIVDRGDGLR, encoded by the coding sequence GTGACGACACCGACACCGACCCTGCCGCAGGTCTGTCAATGGGCCGAGGGCAGCGGGTCGCTGTCGGTCGCGGCTGTCGGGATTGATCGCGCCGTCGACGATTTCGATCACGAGATGAACGTCCTCGCCAGGGATGTCGAAGCAGTTCGCGAGTGGTGGCGCGGCGACTCGGCCGACGCGTCGGCGATGGCGACGGCCTCGGAGCGCCGGTTCGGGAACCGACTCGGTATCGCGATCCTCGACATCGCCGACGGCATCAACCGGCTCGGGCCGGCATTCACCCGGGCGTGCCAATCCGCCCGCGACACCGCGGAATCGATCCGGTCGCTCGGATATCTCATCGGTGACGACGGTGTGGTCCATCCGCCGCCCGTCCCAGGCGGGAGCATCCCGGCCGACGCAAGTGTCACCGCCGACGCGTCCCGGTCGACGTCGGAGCACCAGCGCCGTTTGACGTCGGTGCTCGCAGAGGTCGGTGTCGCCGACGCCGACCTTGCAGCCCACCTGAAGGGAGCGATCGAGACGCTGGCGGAGGCGTCGATGCGAGCGACCCATCCGGTCGCCATCCGTCCCGAGGTGCGTCGTATCGTCGATCGACGATCCGCGCTCCCCCGTGATCCGTTCGAACTCAACCGGTTCTGGGACACGCTCAGCGCCGTGGAGAAGGCCGAACTGTGGAACTCCGATCGGTCCATCGGCAACCGTGACGGGATACCGGCCGCCGACCGCGATCACTTCAACCGACGCCATCTGGTCGAGTTGCAGCGCGAGGAGAGCAGAAAGGTCGCCCGATACCTCCGGGCGCATCCGCACATCGTCGACGGACAGATCCCTCGCTCCCCGGGGCCCGGCGGCTACGTCACCGAGACAAGACGTCGGCGGGAGTATGGCGACGTCATCCGAATGCAGCTCGCGCTGAACGGGATAGAAGAGACGCTCGAGGACCCGACCGTGTCGACTCCCCGACTGCTGCTGCACCTCGACGGACGCGGTCGGGTGGCCATCGGTGTCAACAACCCCGACACCGCGCGCAACGTGGCCACCTTCGTCCCGGGTACGGGTTCCGGCGCGGGCAACGTGCGGGGAGGATTAGATCGAGCAGCGGCGATGGTGACCGCGGCCGAGCGGGCTGATCCGACGACCGCGACGTCGGTGATCGCCTGGTACGCCTACGACGCCCCCACCGGCCTCGCGTCGGCAGCGGGACCTGCATCGGCGGCGCACGCGGCGGGTCCACTCGAGACGTTCGCGTCCGGGCTCCGCGCCACTCACGAAGGCGACGAGCCCTCCCACAACACGGTGATCGGACACAGCTACGGCACGGTGGTCGTCGGCGAGGCGGCCTCGCAGGGGCGTGCTCTCGACGCCGACGACCTGGTCTTCGTCGGCAGCCCCGGCGTCGGCGGCCCGGATTCCCCGGCGGAGCTGAGGCTCACCGGCATCGCACCCGAGGACATGGACGACCACGTCTACGCGACGACCGCGGCGCGCGATCCCATCGGCATCACCGAGGGCATCCACGGTAGGAGTCCGGCCGACACCGATTTCGGGGGCCGTGTCTTCGCCTCCGATCCCGGTTCATCCCTCTCGGGCTCGGCGCACAGTGAGTACTGGGACATCGACTCCGACGGGCGGATGAACCGGTCGTTGACCGGGATGGGGATGATCATCGTCGATCGCGGTGATGGTCTGCGCTGA
- a CDS encoding FAD-dependent oxidoreductase, with the protein MNRPRVLVAGLGDTGVLTAIHLARHVDVVGISAKPALVSGQELGRRLAHPDDWARDYRIGFDRFRGLDRIRTVHGSMTGVDLDERAVSVVLADGSSGIEPYDALVISTGVTNGFWRRPTLQSTAEVDSGLRAAHDRLASAGSVAVLGGGAAAVSTAANLAAAEPGRTIDLYYPGERALPAHHRRTWSRVERRLRSLGVGLHPGHRAVVPEGFSCDRITDSAVEWSTGQSPAHADAVVWAIGRVRPNTEWLPAELLDDDGFVRVGPDLSVPDRPGVFAVGDVAATDPLRGSARNRADRLLARNVRAHLAGRPLRRYRPRSRRWGSVLGAQADGLEVFTPSGHGVRFPLWSVERILQPWIVQRAIYGGVRRPSAALVTDPQVSDRARPARRDA; encoded by the coding sequence GTGAATCGCCCCCGGGTGCTCGTCGCCGGTCTCGGCGACACCGGTGTACTGACCGCGATCCACCTCGCGCGGCATGTCGACGTCGTCGGCATCTCGGCGAAGCCGGCGCTGGTCAGCGGACAGGAGCTCGGCCGCAGGCTGGCCCACCCCGATGACTGGGCGCGCGACTACCGGATCGGGTTCGATCGGTTCCGCGGTCTCGATCGCATCCGGACCGTGCACGGGTCGATGACCGGTGTGGATCTGGATGAGCGAGCGGTCAGTGTTGTGCTCGCCGACGGGTCATCGGGTATCGAGCCCTACGACGCACTGGTCATCTCGACGGGGGTCACCAACGGCTTCTGGCGCCGACCGACCCTTCAGTCGACCGCCGAGGTGGACAGCGGTCTCCGGGCCGCACACGACCGGCTGGCGTCCGCCGGATCGGTGGCCGTTCTCGGCGGGGGCGCGGCGGCGGTCAGCACTGCGGCCAACCTCGCCGCGGCGGAGCCGGGTCGCACGATCGACCTCTACTACCCGGGTGAGCGCGCGCTCCCCGCGCACCACCGACGGACCTGGTCGAGGGTCGAACGACGCCTGCGCAGCCTCGGGGTCGGCCTCCACCCCGGGCATCGGGCGGTCGTACCGGAGGGCTTCTCCTGTGACCGCATCACCGACTCCGCCGTCGAATGGAGCACGGGGCAGTCGCCGGCGCATGCGGACGCGGTCGTCTGGGCCATCGGCCGGGTGCGCCCGAACACCGAATGGCTGCCCGCGGAGCTGCTCGACGACGACGGGTTCGTCCGGGTCGGCCCCGATCTGTCGGTGCCGGATCGTCCCGGGGTCTTCGCCGTGGGCGACGTCGCCGCCACCGACCCACTGCGCGGGTCGGCGCGCAACCGGGCCGATCGCCTGCTCGCGCGCAACGTGCGGGCCCACCTCGCAGGTCGCCCGCTCCGTCGCTACCGCCCCCGGAGCCGGAGGTGGGGTTCGGTCCTCGGGGCACAGGCCGACGGACTCGAGGTGTTCACGCCGTCGGGCCACGGCGTCCGGTTCCCGCTGTGGTCGGTCGAGCGCATCCTGCAGCCCTGGATAGTGCAACGCGCGATCTACGGAGGCGTTCGGCGGCCCTCGGCGGCCCTCGTCACGGACCCGCAGGTCAGCGACCGCGCGCGCCCCGCTCGGCGAGACGCTTGA
- a CDS encoding DUF1295 domain-containing protein produces the protein MSRTASFVRVGVAYVIAIAVAAAWLVVGPTTDLLWLDALIADVLGTLVIFVFSRVHHNSSFYDAYWSVVPPLLLIYWWAEGGLGIDSPRAWLVFAVVLLWAVRLTANWANGFPGLHHEDWRYGLLRGNAGRWEFVTDLVAIHLIPTGQVFLGMLPVYVAVTHTGDDLLWLTAIATVLGVAAVVLEFVADRQMLLFVRTRTPGQVMNRGLWSWSRHPNYFGEFGFWFALALFGVAAAPADAWWLFIGALAMLAMFLGASIPMMETRSLERRPEYGEVTAHVSRFVPRPPRRVSV, from the coding sequence GTGAGCAGAACCGCCTCGTTCGTCCGCGTCGGTGTGGCCTACGTGATCGCCATCGCCGTGGCCGCGGCGTGGCTGGTGGTCGGCCCCACCACCGACCTCCTGTGGCTCGACGCCCTCATCGCCGACGTCCTGGGCACGTTGGTGATCTTCGTGTTCAGCCGCGTCCACCACAATTCGAGTTTCTACGACGCCTACTGGAGTGTCGTCCCACCGCTGCTGTTGATCTACTGGTGGGCCGAAGGCGGGCTCGGCATCGACTCGCCGAGAGCGTGGCTGGTGTTCGCCGTGGTGCTCCTGTGGGCGGTCCGCCTCACCGCGAACTGGGCCAACGGCTTCCCGGGTCTGCACCACGAGGACTGGCGATACGGGCTGCTGCGCGGGAACGCCGGCCGTTGGGAGTTCGTCACCGACCTGGTCGCGATCCATCTCATCCCCACGGGCCAGGTCTTTCTCGGCATGCTGCCCGTCTACGTCGCCGTGACGCACACCGGTGACGACCTGCTCTGGCTCACCGCGATCGCGACCGTTCTCGGTGTCGCGGCAGTCGTCCTCGAGTTCGTCGCCGACCGACAGATGCTGCTCTTCGTTCGCACCCGCACCCCCGGGCAGGTGATGAACCGCGGCCTCTGGAGTTGGTCTCGCCACCCCAACTACTTCGGCGAGTTCGGATTCTGGTTCGCGCTGGCGCTCTTCGGGGTCGCGGCCGCACCCGCCGACGCGTGGTGGTTGTTCATCGGCGCGCTCGCGATGTTGGCGATGTTCCTCGGTGCGAGCATCCCCATGATGGAGACGCGCAGCCTCGAGCGCAGGCCGGAGTACGGCGAGGTCACCGCCCACGTGTCGCGGTTCGTTCCCCGTCCACCACGTCGGGTGTCGGTGTGA
- a CDS encoding condensation domain-containing protein translates to MINFGLIDEWAPSAGHVTTWSASAASTATASKAPVHPAPPSHQQEEYLRAARRNEDAGFRFSRLCLISFDLEGPLDVDAMTRTINEFVGRHDTFLSWFSVEPDERIARHVVDADVVDFTPTRYGHFGDSGSIRDHVQAKTPGPFHWDCLTFGTIEREGNFTVYFAVDHLNSDGISQALACVDLIALYGSHVSGNPHGLQQAGSYVDYCRRERAGTEALTVDDPQVSQWIELLAQNGGRLPTFPLDLGVDSEGYTRSALRTVRIMDEESAQRIEDVCRGLGAGFNSAVLAVAGLAAHEFTGSDSYFGMTPKSTRTSPAEFNAVGWFTNLIPVPVDITDDSTFTSVVADTQSSYERGKALSEVSLHRIVELIPADSPVQVGKGWVVPMVSYIDVRKLPGAQMFDHINGGVFGNRGSSEEVFLWINRFPEYTVMTLMYPGTVEADESIGRYVDKILQIFSSVAATGDYAPGGEADTVPASVEDRTTLVGS, encoded by the coding sequence ATGATCAATTTCGGCCTCATCGACGAATGGGCTCCCAGCGCAGGTCACGTCACCACCTGGTCGGCGTCCGCCGCCTCGACCGCCACGGCAAGCAAGGCCCCCGTGCACCCGGCTCCCCCGTCGCACCAGCAGGAGGAGTATCTCCGCGCGGCACGGCGCAACGAGGACGCGGGGTTCCGGTTCTCGCGTCTGTGCCTGATCTCGTTCGACCTGGAGGGGCCCCTCGACGTCGATGCCATGACCCGCACGATCAACGAGTTCGTCGGTAGGCACGACACCTTCCTCAGTTGGTTCTCGGTGGAACCGGACGAGCGGATCGCCCGCCATGTCGTCGACGCCGACGTCGTGGACTTCACCCCGACCCGGTACGGACACTTCGGCGACAGCGGATCCATCCGGGACCATGTCCAGGCCAAGACGCCGGGACCGTTCCACTGGGACTGCCTGACCTTCGGGACCATCGAGCGCGAAGGGAACTTCACGGTCTACTTCGCCGTCGACCATCTGAATTCCGACGGGATCTCACAGGCCCTGGCGTGCGTCGATCTGATCGCTCTGTACGGCTCACACGTGAGCGGCAACCCGCACGGGCTTCAGCAGGCGGGCAGCTACGTCGACTACTGCCGACGGGAGCGGGCGGGTACGGAGGCATTGACCGTCGACGACCCCCAGGTCAGCCAGTGGATCGAACTGCTCGCGCAGAACGGCGGACGCCTGCCGACCTTTCCCCTGGATCTCGGGGTGGACAGCGAGGGATACACGCGCAGCGCCCTGCGCACGGTGCGGATCATGGACGAGGAATCCGCACAGCGGATCGAGGACGTCTGTCGGGGTCTGGGTGCCGGATTCAACTCGGCGGTCCTGGCCGTCGCCGGCCTGGCGGCCCACGAGTTCACCGGCTCGGACTCGTACTTCGGTATGACGCCGAAGAGCACCAGGACCTCCCCCGCGGAGTTCAACGCGGTGGGGTGGTTCACCAACCTCATCCCGGTACCCGTCGACATCACCGACGACTCGACGTTCACCAGCGTGGTCGCCGACACGCAGTCGTCCTACGAACGCGGCAAGGCGCTCTCGGAGGTGTCACTGCATCGGATCGTCGAACTGATCCCGGCCGATTCGCCGGTGCAGGTCGGGAAGGGGTGGGTCGTCCCGATGGTGAGTTACATCGACGTCCGCAAGCTGCCCGGTGCCCAGATGTTCGATCACATCAACGGCGGCGTGTTCGGCAACCGCGGCAGCTCCGAAGAAGTGTTCCTGTGGATCAATCGCTTCCCCGAGTACACGGTGATGACCCTCATGTATCCCGGCACGGTGGAGGCCGACGAGTCGATCGGTCGCTACGTCGACAAGATCCTGCAGATCTTCTCCTCCGTCGCCGCCACCGGCGACTACGCGCCCGGCGGCGAGGCCGACACCGTCCCTGCCTCGGTGGAGGATCGCACCACCCTGGTCGGGTCGTAG
- a CDS encoding polyketide cyclase, producing the protein MSDEEVARHYPCDDIVTAPALQAWRGVTVDVARTRLWPWVSQIRLAPYSYDWIDNLGRTSPRDLVSMPEPVVGEHFTRAATRPCGTILAVTPGTSLTGRILGAVMSYDLVAVDEHTTRLLLKVVMSGGGVTRPVISIGDLVMARRQLLNFKRLAERGARGR; encoded by the coding sequence GTGAGCGACGAGGAGGTCGCCCGGCACTACCCGTGTGACGACATCGTCACGGCGCCGGCGCTGCAGGCGTGGCGCGGTGTCACGGTGGACGTCGCGCGGACGCGGTTGTGGCCGTGGGTGTCCCAGATCCGGCTCGCTCCGTACTCGTACGACTGGATCGACAACCTGGGTCGCACATCGCCGCGGGACCTGGTGTCGATGCCGGAACCGGTTGTCGGAGAACATTTCACGAGGGCCGCGACGCGTCCGTGCGGAACAATCCTCGCCGTCACGCCGGGGACGAGTCTGACCGGCCGGATCCTCGGGGCGGTCATGTCCTACGACCTGGTGGCCGTGGACGAACACACCACCCGGTTGCTGCTGAAGGTCGTGATGTCCGGGGGTGGTGTCACGCGCCCCGTGATCAGCATCGGCGATCTAGTGATGGCCCGGAGGCAACTGCTGAACTTCAAGCGTCTCGCCGAGCGGGGCGCGCGCGGTCGCTGA
- a CDS encoding FAD-binding oxidoreductase — protein MGDDLGTDGVRLPRRTFLRYAVGAGAAAGATAAITPANAAPAGPDWAALRTRQDSVVTASDGARFSEATAVFNTRYDSTVPAAVVRPRTTGEVARAVSFASRRRIPVSARGGGHSYIGASAADGALVIDMRSLSSPIAYDETTQTVSVTPATTLFDLQTFLHRSGRALPVGTCPTVGIGGLTLGGGIGVDTREHGVTCDRLVAATVVLPDGRIVSVSRQRHADLLWALRGGGGGSVGLVTSMTFRTHAATGKDLVLLGFAEEETADVIAAWASWLPTVEPTAWVGVNVESDRAGGLRCGVLIAAPTGAGPDLAARFAAAVGVTPISTAAETLDADGVLLRLAGGSPTTPRHGFTAGSDVVATIPAATARAIVAVVRSRSASGAAGSVIIDPIDGAVGSVRPGASAFPWRRHLAIVQWFVDVAPGGSYESATSWIADAHEAVRPASAGAYVNYVEPGDEPSRYFGANLPRLRATRAFYDPTRVVRSSTEAGTVSASPPGA, from the coding sequence GTGGGAGACGACCTCGGGACGGACGGTGTTCGGCTGCCGCGGCGGACCTTTCTGCGGTACGCCGTCGGTGCCGGCGCCGCGGCGGGCGCGACCGCGGCGATCACGCCGGCGAACGCAGCCCCGGCCGGCCCCGACTGGGCAGCACTACGCACCCGACAGGACTCGGTCGTCACCGCGTCCGACGGGGCACGATTCTCCGAGGCCACCGCCGTCTTCAACACCCGATACGACTCGACCGTCCCCGCCGCCGTCGTGCGACCGCGCACGACCGGTGAGGTCGCCCGCGCAGTGTCCTTCGCGTCCCGACGGCGGATACCGGTCTCGGCTCGCGGCGGCGGACACTCCTACATCGGCGCGTCGGCGGCCGACGGTGCACTCGTCATCGACATGCGATCGTTGTCGTCGCCCATCGCCTACGACGAGACCACGCAGACGGTCTCCGTGACCCCGGCCACGACACTGTTCGATCTGCAGACGTTCCTGCACCGGTCCGGGCGGGCACTGCCGGTGGGCACGTGCCCGACGGTGGGGATCGGCGGCCTGACACTGGGCGGCGGAATCGGTGTCGACACCCGCGAACACGGTGTGACCTGCGACCGGCTCGTCGCCGCCACCGTCGTCCTCCCCGATGGCCGGATCGTGTCGGTGTCGCGGCAACGTCACGCGGACCTGCTGTGGGCGTTGCGCGGTGGCGGAGGCGGGTCGGTCGGGCTGGTCACCTCGATGACCTTCCGTACCCACGCGGCGACCGGGAAGGATCTCGTTCTGCTCGGGTTCGCCGAGGAGGAAACGGCCGATGTCATCGCCGCGTGGGCGTCATGGCTGCCCACGGTGGAGCCCACGGCCTGGGTGGGCGTGAACGTCGAGTCCGATCGTGCCGGTGGTCTCCGATGTGGCGTTCTGATCGCCGCCCCGACGGGGGCAGGCCCCGACCTCGCGGCGCGGTTCGCCGCCGCGGTCGGTGTCACGCCGATCTCCACCGCGGCGGAGACCCTGGACGCCGACGGGGTGTTGCTGCGACTGGCCGGCGGCAGCCCGACGACGCCCCGCCACGGGTTCACCGCGGGTTCTGACGTCGTGGCCACCATCCCCGCTGCCACAGCGCGTGCGATTGTCGCGGTTGTGCGGTCCCGATCAGCTTCGGGCGCAGCTGGTTCGGTGATCATCGACCCCATCGACGGCGCCGTGGGATCGGTCCGACCGGGCGCCTCGGCGTTCCCGTGGCGTCGTCACCTCGCAATCGTGCAGTGGTTCGTCGACGTCGCTCCGGGTGGGTCCTATGAGTCCGCGACCTCATGGATCGCCGACGCGCACGAGGCGGTGCGACCGGCCTCGGCCGGCGCGTACGTCAACTACGTCGAGCCAGGAGATGAGCCGAGTCGCTACTTCGGGGCCAACCTCCCACGTCTGCGAGCGACGCGCGCCTTCTACGACCCGACCAGGGTGGTGCGATCCTCCACCGAGGCAGGGACGGTGTCGGCCTCGCCGCCGGGCGCGTAG